One window from the genome of Spirosoma rhododendri encodes:
- a CDS encoding DUF983 domain-containing protein — MHEHCPHCGLRYEIEPGYFVGAMYVSYAISGGIALLIGFMLFYLAGDPEGWVYAAVVAPVMVLIAPINFRISRVIWLHYVAGIKYQPGL; from the coding sequence ATGCATGAACATTGCCCGCATTGTGGCCTGCGGTATGAGATTGAGCCGGGTTATTTTGTCGGCGCCATGTACGTTAGCTACGCCATTTCCGGGGGAATCGCACTGCTAATCGGCTTTATGCTGTTTTATCTGGCTGGTGATCCGGAAGGCTGGGTGTATGCCGCCGTTGTAGCACCGGTCATGGTGCTGATTGCGCCGATTAACTTTCGAATATCACGAGTGATCTGGCTCCACTACGTAGCCGGAATCAAGTATCAGCCGGGACTCTAG
- a CDS encoding RNA polymerase sigma factor yields the protein MLRLIPFFTTETQLIAALRRGESRAHKVAYERFSGRMLGVCMRYCANRDDAEEVMLDGFMRVFEKIDQFREDGSFEGWIRRVMVTESLMFLRKNKQWRQEIPIEDAVIEPDYVWADSAIHENDLLRMVNQLPDGYRTVFNLYAIEGYSHADIADLLGISEGTSKSQLSRARAILQATILKAEQEQRTNEHGTQLRKKSS from the coding sequence ATGCTTCGACTTATACCGTTTTTTACGACCGAAACCCAGCTGATTGCCGCGCTACGACGCGGTGAGAGCCGGGCGCATAAGGTTGCTTACGAACGGTTTTCGGGTCGGATGCTGGGGGTATGCATGCGTTACTGCGCTAACCGCGACGACGCGGAGGAGGTGATGCTCGACGGTTTCATGCGCGTCTTTGAAAAAATCGACCAGTTTCGGGAAGACGGTAGCTTCGAGGGCTGGATTCGGCGGGTGATGGTTACTGAATCATTGATGTTTTTGCGGAAAAATAAGCAGTGGCGGCAAGAAATACCGATAGAAGACGCCGTAATCGAACCAGATTATGTATGGGCCGATTCCGCCATCCACGAGAACGATTTGTTGCGCATGGTCAATCAGCTACCCGATGGCTACCGAACCGTCTTCAACCTATACGCTATTGAAGGCTATAGCCACGCTGACATTGCCGATTTGCTGGGTATTTCGGAGGGGACGTCGAAATCGCAGCTAAGCCGGGCCAGAGCCATTCTACAGGCTACCATTTTAAAAGCAGAACAGGAACAACGAACGAACGAACATGGAACCCAACTCCGAAAAAAATCATCTTGA